The DNA sequence AATTCCTCAGTCATGGAAGGTGTTTGGACAAAAAATCAACCATGGAACAACGGTTACCTTGAGAACACAAATATAGTTCCTCCTAGGAAACTTAACTCTTTTACGATTAAACACCATGGATcaaaaaaatcagtttaattttttttttcttttttttttttgatacccatGGTGTCCGGATCTTTGATCCGATTAGTCCCtgggtcactgtgataccaTTTACATAGGATCGGGTCAGTTTGACATGGAAACTCTTGTGTGATtgccccaagaagttaggtgcaacGACGAAGGTTTGATCACGAGACCTCGTTTCCTAAGACGGAATTAATGTGATGAGAAATATCTGTTCGAGATCTCTTTTATCAAATGGATTagaaagatgatttttttatgcTCATTACAGTTAACAAAATTAAGTAGCTCTACAACTATTCAATAAGATGCAATTAGAATCCAGTCTTTTAATTACAGCCTTATTGACCTGTATTTCACATTGTGGTAGCATAAACAAGGCTCATGAGATCTCTTGTGGCCTTTAAAATAGGGATTTGGTTGCATTGGTTTTTGGGCATAGGCAACAATGGAAAAACTTTGGATGcaacccttttcttctcttttcactCTACTTTAAATATATGATTACTatgcatttgcacgtgcaaatttattaatttatttataatatgatTTAGATTTTAACTtcgaaaaaggagagaaaaagataaagagaaTAAGAGACAATGTTGAAGAGATTTCAAATCTATTGGATTGTTTAATCTAAAATAATATAATTGCATCTTTGTATGCATGCttcaaaacaaaaggaaattctATCACTTCCAGTGGCCTCTAAAGGCATCCAAAACATTTATGCTCCTACATCTATAATCTAACTAGAAATTAGAAGGATTGGGTACATGATAGACATTGTTAGGTCCATCCAGGAAAGTTTAAATCACCACAAATCCAGTAAACCACATCATATTTTACATAATAAACAACACATTATGTAGATACATGTAGCATTTTTCTGGAAAGACTTTGTATTTGAACCCTCTCATTGTCTTCTTTAGGTTTCTCCATCTTCAATCCACCAAGAAATTGCTCATACCACATTGCTGATAGTTTTGGTGTTCTCTCAAGTGTGTTGTTGTCTACATAATGAAGCCCAAATCGCAAAGTAAAGCCAAATGTCCACTCAAAGTTATCAAGAAGAGACCATATGAAATAACCCCTTACATCTGCTCCTTTCCTGTGATTTGTCCAATAAAATTTAATCTAAGTATGCATTTggaaactaataaaattaaattaattctTATTGACACTAATAAAATACCTCAAGGCCATGGCAAGGGATGATATGTGACCATGAAGGTACTCCACCCTCTTAGTGTCAATTATAAAATCGTCAACCGAATCGTTGGGACTATTCCCATCCGGATACCctgaaaaaaattacattttttttcattgattaatgattttattgaagatgATCTATTGAAAAATGAAGTTAATTACATAATATTAtgatgaatttactatatatatacCATTTTCTGTGATAAACATTGGAATGTTATTGTATCTCTCCTTGTAGTACATAATCATTTTCTCCATACCAGAAGGAACCACATATATATCTTGCATTGCCGtctgaaaaagaaaggaagaaaaggaattttTAGTAGAGACAAGTTATTTATTTCAGAAAAATCACGTGACGGTGGGAGGATGGAATTTTTTTGTGCTTCGTTGGATATATTAATTATtcaccaaatatatatatatatatatatatatatcttgtgcGAATTGATTGAACTATTTTCTTACCCGTGGTCCTATAGGGATACCATCTCTTTCTCCTGTGATAAGAACGAATCCATTCATCTGTGAAGTAACAGCGTTGCATTGAGAGAACAAGCAATCTTGTGCATACAAACTTGTATAATGATTAATTCCAATAAAATCCAGCGTGTTCTTCAACATCTGTTTCTCTTTAGGTGAGAATTTTGGTAATCTTGGACCCAAAATTTGGCGCATTTCTAGAGGATATTCACCAAATACGATGGGATCCAATATCCTGCACACACATAAACACAAAAGGGTTTattaagaaaaagagagaatagtaAAATAAATGACATAGTTGACTAAGGAGAGTGTCTAAATTGACACCTTTATAAGTGTaatttagaacttgacacctTTTAATTGGCctttatcttcttttaatttttatgcatatttttcaaGTAAACATATGAAATAACACTATTATCcttattagagaaaaaaaaaattgcattataCTAAAATGGcgaaaaagtaaaattacaaattatttgacaccttaaggaGTGCCAATAAGAACTATATATGCATGTCTTGCTTCAACATAAGGGAATAAAGTAAATACCATGCATTATAAAAAGCGAGTGCTCGTTGTGCTGCTGAATGATCTGGTGTGGTATTCCGTAGTGGTTCATAGTAAATCGAGTTCAGCACAATCCCAATCATGCCCCCTTGCTTAACCTAATACAAAATTGCCAAAATATCACACTTGATGTAAGATTCAATgcaaagaaacatttttttttttaagtttataaGATGTTCAGAAATTTATGAGGGTGGATTTCAGTGCAACAATAAGATTGTTCCATTGCAACTTAATGGTCATGGGTTTAAGTCGAGAAACAGCCTGTGCAAAGTGGGGATAAGACTGCCTTCGATACACCATTGTTAGGATGTTTCAAATTTTAAAGAAGATATTTCTATCTAACAACTAAAGAAGTTGAATCTGAGACAAGATGAAATAGTACCTGATATTTTTTCCTGTAGATGTTAACTGCAGTGGCATGGGATAATATAATATTATGGGAAGCAATGTAGGGTTCTGTAGCTGGATTCCCAAATTGGCAATTACCATTACCAGATGGAATGGAGCAATGGGCTGGCGGGAGTACTCCAGTTATATAACCATATATCAGCATCAGATTTGGCTCATTGAAAGTGACCCAATACTTCACTCTATCACCAAAAGCTTTGAAACACACATCTGCAAAGTATCCAAAATCTTTCTGTAGTTGTGAATTCAACCATGACCCATATCGTTCTTCAAGTTCTTGAGGAATATCAAAATGGCTTAGTGTAACAAATGGCTGAATCCCTGGTTCAATaacaatttaaaattttatttccattagatAACAGTACAGTGCATGAATGGTTGGCcacaaatgaatttttaaatgagaaaaagaaggttACCTCTAACTAAGAGGGAATTTATTAGGTTGTTATAGAATTCAATTCCCTCATGATTAACTTCACCAAATCTTCCTCCTGATGTTAAGATGCATATATGTCAATTCCTTGTAAAGTCCTTaatttaaagaagaagaagaagaagaagaagatatatgGTAATGACTTACTTGGGAGGACTCTGGACCATGAAATGGAGAATCTATAGGAATTTACTCCAAGGGATTGCATCAAATTTACATCTTCCTGTTTGACAATTCACATTCAGATTCAATAAGAAGTTCATAAATGTTCAAAACAGTGGGGAACTGGCACTTGCAATAAGCTTGAGGAACTGACAAACCAGCTGTTATGGGCTCAAATATGGGTTTCACATTGAGCTCCAAACAAAGCTCAACTTTGCCCTCTGGGCCTGTCAAGCCCTTTTGTCCCACATCTTCCTGTTTGACAATTCACATTGAGACTCAATAAGAAGTTCAAAAATGTTTCCAAACAGGGGTTGGCACTTGCAATAAGCCTGAGGAATTAACAAACCATTGAGCCCAAACAAAGCTCAAGCTCAACTTTGCCCTCTGGGCCTGACAAGTCCTTTTGTCTAGCCACGTCCATGCAAAAGTTGGGCTAAGCCTCTCTTTCTAGCCCAATTTTATTATCTGGATTCAGATTGCCAGTAGTCCCTTCTAACTTGCCAACAAAATATTGTCCAAGTCCAGCCCATCAGTCGCATTCTCTAGATTTGAAGCTCTTCCTTATGTCCTTCCAAAGGCAAGATATATACATGTATATAGAATGAAAGGAATCTCAGTAGATTTTATGGTGCTCAAATAttttaaaaacatgattttcAACCATATCCttacctttttgtttttttagagaTATAGGAACATGGAGAATTGTAGTCCTTTCATTATCATTTGTTAATATTTCCTCAACATTAGTTGTGCTTagatatcaaaaaaataatttttaaaatgtcAGGTACCTTAAGCATAGTTTTCTTAAAATTTAGGTAGCTCAAatgtaatttattatttatttatttttaattattattaatagtGTTGGTCTACACTTGAGAAAGCTAATACAACTACTTATAACATACTTTCATGTTGTCATAATGCATCACTAGATAAGAAAAATGatcattttataaaaatataagaataaataaaaataaaaaagaaagacttCCTACCTGGTAACGATGATAGTGATCGACGGCAACATCTCCATTGCTTCCatccttgatttttcctttataagaGGCAAACAAAAACAATATACTGTCAgtgtgagaaaaaaaattaatttatcaGGGTTGGAGCCTTGGGGATGAACAATGATAACATAATTAAAAAACTTATGCGGAAATTGGGACATACCTGGCAAGTGAGTGAATATATCCCAATTGCTGCAGCTTTTGTTACCttgtaagtaggctccctcaacctaaaaatagaatgaaagaaagaatcaGGATTCTGTTTGATCAtcttatcacttttttttttttttgcgggggggggggggtggggggtgtgtggacactttccttttctctttcgtACTATTTCAATATCAGCCTTGAGGCATGCATGTTTGCAAATATATTTCTTGTGCTGAGATATAATCATCAGTCTTTTGGCTCAGATCCTTAAGCTAAATATTTTTCGCTAAGTCATATGCCCTTAAGTTAAATATATTTCTTGgatatttataatttaaaaaaatatatattcataatagatcttattattttttttaatatacccCTATTGTATAGGTGGGATTTGTTTAATGTTCTTCAAGGTGTGAAGACAGaagattctttttatttttcattttaataaaattctaaagAGCAATGGTCCTGGtctttatgagaaaaaaaattaaatactaATGTAcaagaaaatcttaaaatatGGAAAACGTCTCTTGGCGGAGATGGTGGTGGCTGCTGAGTGCAATAGAGCCATAGCCTAAGTTCAAAGAGAGGTCACTCGTTAGACTCTCCTCCCTTCCCCTGTCCAATCTTCCTTGAATTGGAATGCCAACCCCTAGTGGCTTATGAGTCCTCAATAGGAtctatcgaaaaaaaaaacgaagtaAACACTTCCAAAAAAACTGGTCCAAGTAGAAAAACGCCCATAAAAAGTCTTGGTGATAGTAATTTTCAGTTGAGGGATGAACCAGTTTCAGGTGAGGGCTGAACCAGTTAATTGGGCTCAAATAGAATTAAAGATAGCTTTTGAGAACAACGACTCTCAAATAAAATT is a window from the Macadamia integrifolia cultivar HAES 741 chromosome 5, SCU_Mint_v3, whole genome shotgun sequence genome containing:
- the LOC122077870 gene encoding beta-glucosidase 18-like; its protein translation is MQSLGVNSYRFSISWSRVLPRGRFGEVNHEGIEFYNNLINSLLVRGIQPFVTLSHFDIPQELEERYGSWLNSQLQKDFGYFADVCFKAFGDRVKYWVTFNEPNLMLIYGYITGVLPPAHCSIPSGNGNCQFGNPATEPYIASHNIILSHATAVNIYRKKYQVKQGGMIGIVLNSIYYEPLRNTTPDHSAAQRALAFYNAWILDPIVFGEYPLEMRQILGPRLPKFSPKEKQMLKNTLDFIGINHYTSLYAQDCLFSQCNAVTSQMNGFVLITGERDGIPIGPRTAMQDIYVVPSGMEKMIMYYKERYNNIPMFITENGYPDGNSPNDSVDDFIIDTKRVEYLHGHISSLAMALRKGADVRGYFIWSLLDNFEWTFGFTLRFGLHYVDNNTLERTPKLSAMWYEQFLGGLKMEKPKEDNERVQIQSLSRKMLHGCRPSSIALGMSKLWDFMAKNDRWIIGNGSLAFFWSDKWWGPKSVIEEFSSDNLPQISILAKVSDFVRNGEWDLLAVRFDILSNIFNIIKEIRLPIRPLDDVCAWHPTPSDSFSIASAWEDLRRKAPSMHWCSEISLCAGSYKGEVRSVSDILCCRNLGLTIENPRVPPPLEVHWCKPPLNWVKANVDGSSLGNPGRAGAGDVIRDSDGKVCNAFSIFLGIKKINEAEFDAVMEGILLAKSMEAWGLWIESDSATVVSVIHNNQIPWFILQKWVFALPFLESIPWKISHYFRKANPIANYLVKKALKALLAFSVDGHAEGGDSQLL